A region from the Drosophila mauritiana strain mau12 chromosome 2L, ASM438214v1, whole genome shotgun sequence genome encodes:
- the LOC117150829 gene encoding uncharacterized protein LOC117150829, with protein sequence MSDININLQCAECNHPRGVLYYANPLAWGRPCRQCRRMMSRNVVVVPTQVAVPVATNNITTTTTFVPVPAVSTQ encoded by the coding sequence ATGTCCGACATCAATATCAACCTCCAGTGCGCCGAGTGCAACCATCCTCGAGGAGTCCTGTACTACGCAAATCCCCTGGCTTGGGGACGTCCTTGTCGCCAGTGCCGCAGGATGATGTCCCGAAATGTTGTGGTTGTCCCCACTCAGGTTGCAGTTCCAGTTGCCACCAACAACATCACCACCACTACTACATTTGTACCAGTACCAGCTGTGTCTACCCAATAA
- the LOC117148084 gene encoding uncharacterized protein LOC117148084: protein MRYYEDPCGYPARHHHGRPNIEIDVVPGWGGGYYPPPPPPRPAEVVYMTPAATYVPGTQVIMPQPYGGVTVATTNGYYPQQQQAYEYQYQYQQPYNNPPYPQW, encoded by the coding sequence ATGCGGTACTATGAAGATCCATGTGGCTATCCTGCTCGCCATCACCATGGTCGTCCAAATATCGAGATTGATGTGGTTCCCGGTTGGGGTGGCGGCTACTatccgccgccgcctccgccTCGGCCCGCCGAGGTAGTCTACATGACCCCGGCGGCCACATATGTGCCCGGCACCCAGGTGATAATGCCGCAGCCCTACGGCGGCGTCACGGTGGCCACCACCAATGGATACtatccgcagcagcagcaggcctACGAGTACCAGTACCAGTATCAGCAGCCCTACAACAATCCACCGTATCCGCAGTGGTGA
- the LOC117148407 gene encoding leucine-rich repeat extensin-like protein 3 — protein MPYYEEERRHHHHHHHHGRPIVEVDIVPPRIPRPVIEIGLGGRYPPPPPRVEVITPAAVYQPPPPRPIIEVDVVPPRAPFIEFNIGGRRPPPREEVIIVQQPPPPRW, from the coding sequence ATGCCGTACTACGAGGAGGAGCGTcgccatcaccatcatcaccatcaccatggCAGGCCAATTGTGGAGGTGGACATTGTGCCGCCTAGGATTCCGCGCCCAGTGATTGAGATCGGACTGGGCGGGCGCTatccaccaccaccgcccagGGTGGAGGTCATCACACCAGCTGCCGTCTATCAGCCGCCGCCACCGCGACCCATTATCGAGGTGGATGTGGTGCCACCAAGAGCCCCCTTCATCGAGTTCAACATCGGCGGTCGGCGCCCCCCTCCCAGGGAAGAGGTCATCATTGTCCAGCAGCCCCCACCGCCCAGGTGGTAG
- the LOC117150828 gene encoding uncharacterized protein LOC117150828 yields MNNVNNVNINVQCECYHRRGLLYYANPLAWGRPCRRCRRMMSRNNIVVSVPANQMAVPVQTTTTTVMPAQCATQWQEPQTMSALPPKYDQAVAAH; encoded by the coding sequence ATGAATAACGTTAATAATGTTAATATCAACGTCCAGTGCGAATGCTACCATCGTCGTGGCCTTCTCTACTACGCGAATCCTTTGGCTTGGGGTCGTCCTTGCCGCAGATGTCGTCGCATGATGTCCAGAAACAACATTGTGGTGTCCGTGCCAGCAAACCAGATGGCTGTGCCAGTGCagaccaccaccaccacagtGATGCCTGCCCAGTGTGCAACCCAATGGCAGGAGCCACAGACTATGTCCGCTCTGCCGCCCAAGTACGATCAGGCTGTGGCAGCTCACTAA
- the LOC117150094 gene encoding leucine-rich repeat extensin-like protein 3 — MPPPPHDHCGGPPPRRGPVIKVQIAPPWPRRHHRPPPQVVVVQQQAPPPPPVMVVQQAPPPPYYQNPPPPPPGSNHYHNPQY, encoded by the coding sequence atgccaccaccaccccacGATCATTGCGGAGGACCGCCTCCTCGCCGTGGACCCGTGATTAAGGTACAGATTGCACCGCCATGGCCACGCCGCCATcaccgcccaccaccccaAGTTGTGGTGGTGCAGCAGCAGgctccgccgccgccaccagTCATGGTGGTGCAACAGGCGCCTCCACCACCGTACTACCAAAAtccaccaccacctccgccCGGCAGCAACCACTACCACAATCCACAGTATTGA